One region of Pogona vitticeps strain Pit_001003342236 chromosome 1, PviZW2.1, whole genome shotgun sequence genomic DNA includes:
- the NAA30 gene encoding N-alpha-acetyltransferase 30 has protein sequence MAEVPSGPSSLLASSPGTAASLLSPFPGATEEEEEEEEEEEKERRRRRGGGGGGRPRGHEEEEEEEEEEEEEEAGDEGGSPSRRRRRLLLRRRPPPRRNHQLNGLIAGPDLRHLRSSLKGKVLNSGGGESQHPPGRKESGAGHSGDSPGPGKAMGHGQETPPQQEQQQQQQREEEEAGEGERERSPSPPSLRNHHRVACPPARTAQPPQQQQPQRHPHHPEASAPSAGDRNGLAPLAAGEQEQELEREEEEEEEDSLLLLSRSLASGCSLQKCPPTDSSWAPQQVEEEQGDLTIRYVRYESELQMPDIMRLITKDLSEPYSIYTYRYFIHNWPQLCFLAMVGAECVGAIVCKLDMHKKMFRRGYIAMLAVDSKYRRKGIGTNLVKKAIYAMVEGDCDEVVLETEITNKSALKLYENLGFVRDKRLFRYYLNGVDALRLKLWLR, from the exons ATGGCCGAGGTACCGTCTGGGCCTAGCAGCCTGCTCGCTTCGTCGCCGGGCACCGCCGCTTCCCTCCTTTCGCCCTTCCCGGGAgccacggaggaggaggaagaagaggaagaggaggaagaaaaagaacggcggcggcggcgaggaggaggaggaggaggaaggccccgcgggcacgaggaggaggaggaggaggaagaagaggaggaggaggaggaggctggggaTGAAGGCGGGTctccctcccgccgccgccgccgcctcctcctccgccggcGCCCGCCTCCCCGCCGCAACCACCAGCTCAACGGGCTCATCGCGGGCCCCGACCTGAGGCACTTGCGGAGCTCCCTCAAGGGCAAGGTCCTGAACAGCGGCGGAGGGGAGAGCCAGCACCCGCCCGGCCGGAAGGAGAGCGGGGCCGGCCACAGCGGCGACAGCCCCGGCCCTGGCAAGGCGATGGGACACGGCCAGGAGACCCCGCcacagcaggagcagcaacaacaacaacaacgggaggaggaggaggcaggggaaggggagCGGGAGAGGTCGCCTTCCCCCCCTTCACTCCGCAACCACCACCGGGTAGCCTGCCCCCCAGCAAGGACTGCACAGcccccccagcagcagcagccgcagcgTCACCCCCACCACCCCGAGGCTTCTGCCCCCTCGGCTGGGGACAGGAACGGGCTGGCTCCCCTGGCCGCGGGAGAGCAGGAGCAGGAGttagagagggaggaagaggaggaggaggaagactccTTGCTGCTTCTCTCCAGGTCCTTGGCCTCCGGCTGCAGTTTGCAAAAATGCCCCCCGACGGACTCTTCCTGGGCCCCGCAGCAAGTCGAGGAGGAGCAAGGGGACCTGACGATACGATATGTCCGCTATGAATCCGAGCTACAGATGCCAGATATCATGAGACTGATCACCAAAGATCTGTCTGAACCCTACTCCATTTACACATATAGGTATTTTATCCACAACTGGCCTCAGCTTTGCTTTTTG gCAATGGTAGGAGCCGAATGCGTAGGTGCCATCGTTTGCAAGTTGGATATGCACAAAAAGATGTTTCGCAGAGGTTACATAGCCATGTTAGCGGTGGATTCCAAATACAGAAGAAAAGGCATAG GTACAAACTTGGTTAAGAAAGCTATTTATGCCATGGTAGAAGGAGACTGCGATGAG GTTGTCTTGGAGACCGAGATCACCAACAAGTCTGCGCTGAAACTTTATGAAAACCTCGGCTTTGTGCGAGACAAGAGGCTGTTCAGATACTATTTAAACGGAGTCGATGCACTGCGCCTTAAACTGTGGCTGCGTTAA